From the genome of Nicotiana sylvestris chromosome 1, ASM39365v2, whole genome shotgun sequence:
AACAATCCAAATGATCAAGTTGATGCAAAGGTAACATTTGATTCTTAATCATATTAACAAAACTATTTATGTCACCTCTAAAATATATATACTAACTAATATAAAACTTACAGTTTGCTGGGAGTTCAACAAAAAATACTAACCAACCAAAAGATAAGAACAATCAACAATTTCAGTTCAATAGTGGTGAAACAGTGCAAGTCAGCCCCAGCAAAATAGGTATCTAAAATATATCTCCAGTATATCTACAATTACATACAAAATAACtataaattatctacaaaataacTATAATTTGTCTACATTATATATACACAATATATACAATTAAATCCAGCTTATTTACACAGCAATACAGATTTATGTAGATATTATGACACACCTTCATATCTTCATAAGTTGTCAAGACAATACTATCCAGTATTATTTAACATTTTTAATGAAAAAAACAGAACATGTTGAATGTGCACATGGTGAAGAAAATCATCCAGCACGTGTTGATTTATATACACATTTTGAAGGGACTGTTGATGAAGAGAATGCAGGTTTGAAATTATTTTCAGAGATATTTTCTTTTTGTTACAATTTTTTTACCATTCTATTAAGTTATATATACATGGTGTTTCAGAGAGGGAAGATATGCATGCACAATCTCCAATTCACGGAGTGATAGTAGCAACTCAAATAGAACAGCAGAATCTAGATGATGACAATGTAGGTGAAAAGGCAGAGTATGTGAATGTAGGTGATTCAGAAGAATCCGAAGGTGAGAAGAAGGAGGTTACGCTTGATGATTTCGAGCTGCCTGATAACTTCTCCCAGTTGGTTAAGTTCGGCAAGCCTATACAAGATGAAACAACACTCGTGCATCAAGGTAGAACAAGGCACCGGGAAAGCATGCCTGATCACCATTTCTCCCTTTATACAGTTCTGGTGGCAGCATCTCGGTTGGACCTCAAATATTTCACCTCAAGCACCCGTTTACTAGTGTTATTGGTCAAAATGTAGACCCTGAGTTGTTGGATCAATTCCACAAGTGGTTATACAACGGTACCGACACAGGTCCAAAGAGGTtaggttgcacaatttgacactTTTATTCCAGTATTCATCTTTTACACATCCACTTCATTCaacaattattttttaatttctatttGTTTATATAGGAGGAAGGCTCCGTATTCTATAAAGGACAACCAAATTAAGCCATGGTTGGATCTTGGAGTTGAAAAGGTTGACAAGAAGGAGTGGTTCTTTTCTCTTGCACACCCAGGACAAGTCCTTAATGACTCAGTAAGATTCAATATATttaatttgtagatattttgtagagaAATTGTAGATAGTTTGTATTCTAAATGAATAGATGCTTTATATTTCTGATTGTAGATGTAttgtagttatttgtagttttgtgtAGAATATTTTGAGATAACATGTAGAATAAATGCAATCTGTTTTTGTTTGCAGTACATTAATATTATAATGTATTACTTGAGAAAAAAAGGCAAGTATGACCCCTACAACAACACCATATTTACTACAACAGATTGTGTGTTCAAGACTAGGATTGATCAGATTTATGAAAAGTTCAAAAATTCTCCTCAAGAAAAGAAGTTTTCTATTGTCAAACTCCAGGATGTTGTAGCAGAATATATATTGGGCTATAGACTACTTACAAATGTTGCATGGGATGAAGTAGACTATGTCATCATGCCCATCAACATTGTAGAAAAATTTCACTGGGTGTTGGTTGTTTTTGACATTGCAGAAAGGTGTCTTTATGCGTATGATTCCATGGTCTCTTCACACAATCACTCTATTGTTGAATCTTGTGCCGACAAGTTTTCTATTATTATCCTTTTGTATTTGTCATGCACCGGGTTTTATGGGAAGCGTAAagatatcaacttcaagaatacaAAAACATACATTGAGAAACCTGTTACCGACCTTCTTAACATTCAGTGGATCATCGGAGAGATACCACAGCAAAAGGAAGGATCACTGTAACAAaaatcttctttctttctttacaTTTAACCCTTTTTTTATGATGGTTGGATAAATGTTGACATTTTTTATCTTTTGcagcgattgtggtgtatttgttgCTGCCTTTGCAGAGTATGTTagtattggagaattatcaattcCGACAGAAGATTTTTCTGATATTGACCAACACTGTAGATGCTATGGAGCGCTGCTTTGGGATTATGctagaaagaagcaagagattGGGGCAATTAGTGATAGTGAGGTGACATGCAAATTTGCAAGAAGGAAAGGTGCACCAACTTTGAATGAGAAAACAAGAGTCCAGAGGAAGAAGAAGTAATTGTAACGTTTGGAATGGAACATGTATTACAATTGTGTAGATGATGCTAGTTTATAAGATAGATGGTAGACAAGTTTTTAAACAATTTATTATGCTTTAATTGTAGCAGACTTGTGCTACAATTATATTAgcctttgtttcttttttcttatctAGTATAGTAGTACAAATAGTAACAGTTTGTTGGGtttatattcacttgttgaatatGTACAGTACTTGATCTTCATTATTTTTAGCATTCAAATCCTTTGCAACTGAAATTTTATACAGTTATTCTGATCTACATTATTTTCACCATAAAGATTCTTTTTACCTGAATTTTAATCTATATATTATGTCAGCTACATATATTGTAGTTatatttgtagataatttgtagaataTTTTAACAGtgtgttttgtttcttttatattCATTTTTTCAATGTAAACAATACTTCATCTACAATATTTTAAGTGTTTAACTACTTTCCTACAGATTTATAATGTATATACTCTGTAAATTCCAGATAATGTATTTTTTGTAGTTTTATTGTAGATAAACTACAAAAACACATTAACAACTATGTAAAGTATTCCATATATAGTAAAAAAGTTAtagattatatatatagaaaatatTCATAAACAAATCAATCTATGAAAGTATTATCTCAGTATAGAAACATCCTAACTAACTACATAATGATCTTAAAAAAAATAACGATTACACATCAAAATCTGTTATCCAGAACTAACTAACAAATTTTATGAAATATTCTGTTAACTACataaattttatttcattttgggtgcattcttgcaagatcttttgttatgcccttctCCTCCGCAGTTGCCGCATAAAACCTTGTACTTCTTTGAATTTATTTCATCATatgttttgtatctttctttttgagGTCTTCCTGGCTGCCTTTTCCCTCTTTTAGGTGGATTTACTACTTCTTCAGTTATATATTGTGGCACATTTCATTTACTCTCATCAGGCAGCGGATTTACTGATATTTCATACGTACGCAAGAGGTTTACCCTTGTGTAATAAAGAGAACAATATTCTTAAAAAGACTCATCCCTTTGTCTTAAAGCAGCCAAAACATGTGGACAAGGTAGTTCATCAAGCTGGAATTGCCCACAACTACATTTCTTCTTTTCAAGACAAACAATATAGCGCCTCACACCATCTATTACTGTATGGATGTAGtctgttgaagccctcacctacGAGTACATTACAAACAAAAAAACAATTCATATATGGTTAAAATCAAGCTATATACAAAATATCTACATTTTGCTGTTTCTGAATTTGATTCAATATATAATCAGATCTTACTCTAAGCTTGTGTGACAATGTTCTGTTGTCATCTAACTCTTTGTTGAATTTGTATCCAAGGTATGTGAATGTACCCTTTGCTTTCAATAATGTTTCTTTCATCCAACGTTCAAGAAGGGTCCTCATATACTCTAATATTTCTACTATCAGCAGCTCTCTTGCATATTTTGTTACAGCATTCAACGACTTTGCAATGTTTGATGTCATAGTCTAAGTTCTGTTTACCGTAGCATGTACTCGAGACCATCTATGATATCCAATATCGTATAAGTATGCTTTAACACGGGGGTCAATCTCCTCAATCTTtgacatcctttcattaaatGCATCAAGTGTGTATGACCGCGCCGTGGCAAAGTATAATTTACTTAGCTTAAGATGTCTCTTCTTGAACTTTGCCCgtatatttgtccaaatatgtCACATGGAAGAATAATATGGCAAGTCGGGATAAACAATAGATGTTGCCTTCAAGATACTCTCATTCTGATCCGAAATAACACACATATTTGGTCTTTCACCATATGCGAGCTTGAATTGCTCAAAAAAACCACTTCCATGATGTGTCATTCTCTGAATCAACAACAACATATGCCAATGGTAATATTATACCTACATTATACGACAAGAAGCAATTAATTGGCTGCAGTAATTCTGTTAAACATTATCACAAGGAAACTGAAGAActaaaaaattacaaataaactacaaaattagaaaaataataatcTTTGACTATTCATATGTTCATACCTTCTAGCACTAGATCTTTTAACCCTGAATTGGAACTTGTGCATAACAGAATAGTGCTTTATTGCAGTTGTAATTGTTTTCTTGTCTTGGTATACTTGTCCTACTTCAATAGAACTTGGTGTACTATCtgttattattatactttcatattCGTCTATAACGAGAGATGTTGGCACATCAAGTAACTTTAGTATTCCAGATGaacctgcatgaaaataaatataaatattgctatcaccagtttgtagaaaatttgtagataatttgtagaaaggTTGAAATTAAGTATTTcatattatttttcaaattttttgtaGTTTTAATGTAGAATAAATGTAGAAATTTTGTCGATATTATAGAAATCcatactgatatatatatatatatatatatatatatatatatatatacacacatatatatagtttatttgtagataaaatgtagataatttgtagtTCATTTACAAATTACCATAATTTTATAGAAAAAATAACATCACACACCTGCAGCTGTGTTCTCATTTGTGATactcaattccatattgaaatcggGAACAGTTCTCCATATATACACGAACACCCATATCGTTCCTAATTTCCATTGGAGGACAATGCTCGTtgacaatgtatttgatttctataatttttttccGATGTATAAATCATTAATTGATGTGCTATTATAGAAATCAATAGAGTGTAACTCGCATCGTCATCGACTACAATGCCATCGACCTCGAATTCTCTAAATCGACCAAAGCTATCCCAATTCACATTTGATTGTAGCATAATTGATATTTTCGCCATAATTGCttttgttgcagaagaattgtagaagattttgtcgattttgatttgtgaaatcagaGAAAAAGTTGAAACAGAGTCTATCTCTAAAACAGAGTACGAAAATTTTGTAACGAAGTCGACGATAGTTATACTGTGCGTGATTTGTGTTGTGAAAGATCTGAAAAATATTAAATTCCTCTTTTTAAGTGCGCCTAAATAAGGAATCCTACAGCTACAATGATTCTTTATTTAatgattgtatatattatgtAGAAATACTATTAACATGAAGGGcaatatgcaaactatgaacatatttggtaatatagtttcctatatggtatcGGAACGAAAATTTCCCTTCCCCAAAAGACTTCACACCATTAAAATTATCCAACTTATTTTTCATGTGAGTCTTTGTTCACACACACCCAACAATTATGTTAATTGCTAAACCCGATGTACTTTGATGCGATTGACTTTTTCATATATCTTAATTTAATGGAAAGAATCCGTGATTATCACACCTTATTTAGAGGAGAAGATCTTTTCAAAGTAAGGTGGCATCTAGGGGCGGATCCACCCTATGGGTGGGGGTGGTGTGGCACCCGCTCGGTTGGAAAAATTATCATATATTTATGTGTAAAAGAATTTAAACTAGGTTAAATATATGATCCTGCCACCCCCATCCGCAAACTAGACAAATGTGTCATGACTGGTAAATCTTTTTAAAAGCTTTTCTCGTGTGTAAAATTCAAGTTCGAATTTATCTTGAACCTTGTCTGACTTTCCCTTTCGTTATGTTTTTTTTTCTCCCAGTCATTTTCCTGTTTGGCTACCTCCCAATTTCCTATTTGtcgtttattatttttatttttttcttctattctATTACTTTATCTGTGATATTTAGCAAGAAGTACACTCAAAAAGAACCtccaaaatttaaatttttttataatataAGCAATTCTCTTAATCTCAAATCTTTtagttttcttctttcaaaatcaaaaaacttGGGTCTTGATATTTAGATTGAGATCAAAATTAATTTataatttcttttatttattataacataaaaatttatGTTATTCTATGATTGTTAAATACAATTTAAATCTCTTCAGTAATAAATTATGATGAATATTTCACAAGCATTAGATTTATGATTTTAAGTATTGAGATCTTGTAGTTTATGTAATTCTGCATCTACTTAtggggtataatttatctattgaagatgttttcatttttatttttcttattctgaTCGGTGGAGTTCCCTTATTAAAGATTCTAGTTTACCTGAGCAAATTTATTTTTAGCATACAAAAAAATGTAGTTTCCTAGTGAAAATATTGATTTTACTTGTATTATTAATAATAAAAGtgtgattccttctttaaaaTGTTAATTATATTTGCTTCTTAATGTCTAAGATGTAATTTTCATACGACAATAATAACATATATACCCAATGAAATTCCATAAGTAGGGTCTGGaaattgatgtaatttttatatttgcaaataaagtgcTTATTAAATTACCCAAATAAACTTAAAATATGAATTGGACAAACGTTCCAAACAAACTATATATTAGTAGTTATTGTAAGGTGTACATTAAAAGAAATTTTGGTACCAGCCATCttaaaatcctagatccgcctctggtGGCAGCCCAAAACATCTCATTAACTTCTCTTTTGTGAATAACTTCCTTTACACTGCATAAGTGTGTAAACCGTAGTAGCTATAGCACGTCAAGAAGATATTTTCTTTAGAAGAAAAAACAAAcagcaaaagagaaaaatatgagaaatatatatttttagccGCTCCCAACAATAATTATAAccgataaaatatatatatatatatatatatatatatatatatatatatatatatatatatatatatatatatatatatatatatgatacatattttatatatttttggcTAGTGAATGCAATTAATTTATGCCAATTTTATATTTGCCCTAAAGAtatacccaaaaaaaaaagacttcTTATGTTAAAAAAAACAGTAGTTTACAATGTGCAAAGTTAAGATCGGCAGGCTGccttaaaatccaaaaaaaaaaaaaaaaaaaaaaaggtaaaaagctGCTTGCTTTAATTACACATACATGAACAGCAAATGGTTTGCTTTAATTTATTCCTCTAATACGTATATTGTCTTTGACAGAGAACTTCAATCAAGCAACTCACATCTCCGAATAGAAGAGGAGCCCCTTCGGGACATCCGATAAAATTAGAATGGTACGTGTTATGAACCCGAATTCACAGcacaaaataaataaggaaaatgaTGGATTTAATTCATAAACTCAAAGATTCAATCATTACAATAACAATAACTAGAACTAAGAAGGAGATCCAGAGAATAAGGATAAAGAGAGCCGAGGGAGAATAGAAAGAGATGGCCCAGAGGGAGAAGCAAGAAGAACGGAGACGAAGGGGAAGAGTTCTCAACAATATGCATAATCCCTAGAATCACTGACTTCTCCTCTTTCAATAGAATAGTTCTTGGGCTCACTACTCAACTCGGATCCCAAATTAGTCTGACCATATTATTTGTTCTCGGCCCAATAGCTCTTTTCAGCTCAATAGTTATGTGTGTTGATATACTTATTGGATTGTGTGTGATTCATAACAATACTCTCGTCCTCAATGAGAACCTTGTCCTCAAGGTTAAGTCAAGAATAGTGATACTCACGAGCTCCCAATCTAAACCTTGTCTTTCCTGGCTCTCATACATTAGAAACGTTATCAACTTGAGTGCCATCATAACCTGTCCTGCATATCGACAAAATATTGCTTGCCCTCTTCGCGAAGCAGATAGCGGAGAGCGAAATGAGTGAACCAAGGCAAACTTTCCAGAAGCAAATCCCCACAAAAGCACCCTGAGTAATGTAATCAGCAAGCCATCAATTTGCCTCAAACACCTTAGTATCCTTTCCTTGGTAACCTTTAGATCCTTCAGGATATATTCTGTTGAGCAATGGATTGGAAGGATGGTATTGTACAGTACTACTTTTGGAACAAGTCCTTTGTGAGATATGTTTGTCAACACACACTCAACTTCATCATATTTCATAAATTTCAACGGAATAAGCATCCTATACATGGCAGTTATTGACAATTTGCCATTTAATTTCATTGCTTCCTTCAAAATGAGTGGCTCATCCAGATTATCATTCCTGCAAAGCCCATGAATGAGGGTAGTATAAGAGACAATAGGATGACATGTACTTGTAATTGCTCTTACTCTCAGGAATTGTGTAGTTTCCACATAATAGCCGTGAGAAAGCTGTACAAGGCTTGAATTCTCATTGATCTCTTCACACAAAGCTTATCAACCACCTCGACAACATATCCGCAAGAAATACATGCGCTAATGTGTTGAATGAATAAGGATATTTGGCTAGCTCGTTGTTCATCATGAGCACTAGGATGCTGCTGGCCTATCTTGTTCATGGTTGGAGAACAACTATTCAAGTGTAGTGCAAATAGAAAATGAATAGAATATCTAAGAGTATTACAGAAGATATCCGAGGAACCAAACGTTTGGTTTTGGTTGAGGTGGCCACAAGATCTGCAATGGTGGAAGATGAACTCAAAGGTTCAGCTGGTACCCATGTCAAGGCATTTGTTGGTGAGCGTAATCCAATACAAGAAAGTTCTGCTACTTGTGAATCAATATTGTCACATTTAGTTGCGCGCAGCGATATATCACTaatctccaaaccaaacattatATTTTCAATTATTTCGCATATATAGAAATTCACACAATATTGTCATCCGGGATCCCACACCTTGATCATAGAGTAAGAAGATGCAAATGAGCAAAACTTTCCAGTGGATACCAGCAGTAGTAATGCTTTACTTTTCGGAGTCCGAAAATTCTCCATATGCATTGTGGAAACCAGTGCACCACCAGTCCATGGATCACAGTCATCCCATGCGAAAGTTCCAACAACTTGTTTAATTAGGGATACTACAGGTTCTCGGCCACCACAAGGAAACGGATAAACAAGTCGAATAGATCTCGCATTGGAAGGTGAGACTACCAACTCACTGGTATCAATAGAAAGCAGACATGATACCATGATAACATCACCAAAAACAGAAAGTTTGTCATCCGTCAAAATTGTCTTCTTAGTACCATAAGGTAAAGTAGCATAGCCATTTAGGAGTATGAAACTCAAAATTAGAAGTCGAAAATCACATAATGATGGCTGCTTAATTATCAACGCGAACTGTTCATCCCAATTTGGATTTTCAGACTCAACAAATAAAATGTCATCAGAGACAGATTTCTCAATAACTAAAACCTCATGAGCTATTGTGAGCTTCTTAATCATGTTGATGCACATACTTGTGGCTACCCAGAAAAAGAATCAGCCATGATTCCTTATGTGAAACACGATCGATTAACTCTGAAGTATCATTTTTGGGACTCTCGGTGAACACCTTGTTCACATGGCTTATTTTTCTTACTTCTAAAGCAGATCCAGTCTCAGGGAACGCAACCTGTGCATTTGGTTTTTCATCGTTTGCTAAAGTTGTAGTTTCACTATCTATATAATCTATAGGTTCAAGTTCAACATAGTCCGAAGCAACCTGGATTTCAAGAGACGGAACTGAAGATGGCAATTCACGAGAATCACACTCGTCAGCTCTATTGGACAATTTATCAAACACATTGGCTTCCTGTGAGTTTCCACTGTTGAAGGCGGCTTCCAAGTCAGACGAGTTTGGGGCATGGCTCAGAGTTGCAACTGGAGATGCAGAGGTCGGTTGTGGAGATGCAGAGTTGTAACTCACGTAGTTAACACGGGCTCGTGAAGTATTTTCCCTACTCACCGAATCTGTGAACGTCCTTTGTCCAAATCGTATGcgcaatttttctttaaaatgcgtctgttgcggaagccaaatgtatatagtgtgaataagtcacaactactataccaaaaattatcgtagccaccaaataataaataagacaataaagcaacaataaagcaacaataaagggaacaccagaatttacgaggttcagctaattttgcctactcctcggacacaatcaatattttattccactccaaaaatataagtgaaataatactaaagagagaagatacaaatgccttaagaagataagaaggcaaatgagaggtgtgtttaaatcctaaacattaggcctccttttatagggaaaaatccCAACCAATTTGGTCTTCCACCGATGTGGGAGTTTTGgcattcaacaaatctccaccttggcaaaattccacatcttcaattttctctcaataacaaattttggttatgtcttcatcttcaatcttcagtgttcaacaatgttgataaATTCCAAACAATattgaaacttgatcgcagtcaccacctttgtcagcatatcagcaggattctctgtagtatgaattttcttcaccgtgactccaccttcttctatgatttctcgtacgaaatgataccgaacatcaatgtgtttcgtccttgcatgataaacttggttcttcgctaattgaatagcactttgactatcacaaaaaattgtgatacttttttgttcaacaccaagcccttttagcaacccctgaagccaaattgcctctttcacagcctctgtaatagccatgtactctgccgctgttgtagacaaagcaactgttgactacaaagtagacttccaactaactggtgcttttgcaaaagtaaacaataaccagtagttgatcttcgtttgtccagatcaccggcaaaatctgagtcacaatatccaactacagactgattgcattcctgctcaaaaactagcccaacatctacagtattatgaatataccgtagaatccacttcacagcttgccaatgctccttccctggattgtgcatatatctgctaataactccaacagcttgtgaaatgtcaggccttgtgcaaaccattgcatacatcaagctaccaacaacatttgcgtatggtacctttgacatatactctcgttcagcttcatccattggcgacatagtagtacttagcttaaaatgggaagcaagtggagtactaactggcttagtcttgtcatctatgccaaaacgttgaagtactctcttcaaatattccttttgagataaacagagtttctttgaacgtctatctctaattatctccatgccaagaattttctttgcctcacccaaatccttcatctcgaactccttcttcagttgaatcttcaacttatcaatttcttccgaattcttggaagctatcaacatatcatcaacatataggagaagatatacaaaggaaccatctttaagcttgtgcaaatacacacaatgatcgtatttgcttctcttgtacccttgccgcaacataaactcgtcaaatcgcttgtaccattgtctagaagattgtttcaatccgtacaacgatttttcaagtttgcacaccatattttcttttccagcaactttgaatccttctggctgagtcatgtagatttcctcctccaagtttccatgtaaaaacgcagtttttacatccatctgaactagttccaaatccaattgtgctaccaaagccaacataattctaatggaggaatgttttacaactggagaaaatacttcattgtaatcaattccctccttttgagcatatcctttggccaccaatcttgctttgtagcgaacatctacttggttaggaaatccttccttctttgcaaatacccatttgcacccaattgctttctttcccttcgggagattggccaatctccatgtatgattctgatgaagggactgtatttcatcattcatggcaatcctccacttatcttcttctgaactttggacagcgtctttataagtggtaggaacatcatcagctacaattgaggttgcacaagcaaccgtctctatgagacgaacaggtttcgttattgttctttttggcctgctggttgctattgattcaagttgttgttgaggttcctgagttggaatctcctctactggctctccttccagagggtaatcttcatttgtttcctcctctgcttcttgtgtaggaaaaataaattttccctcaaactccacctgcttagaagcaccttcattttgtttggtatcttctgttaccttatttaccatagcagattcatcaaaggtaacatctctgctgaatattactttctttgtcataggacaccataagcgatatcctttgactccagaagtaattcccataaaaatagccttctttgcccttggatccaattttgactctgtcacatgataatatgcagttgagccaaacacgtgcaaagagttataatctacagcaggttttccgtaccatttttcaaatggtgttttgccatcaatagcagcagatggtagacgattaatgaggtggcatgcatatgtaattgcctcagc
Proteins encoded in this window:
- the LOC138876362 gene encoding uncharacterized protein, with the protein product MVMKLIYTLIILLLVLAPPAMAEPSYIIVSKRLVPCYSYIEGKYHSIMPSNRCCRGLNDIADMVRNGEKDRITVCKLIKRALLHITYEPSLIAIASQQCQTRLSLPPIGHNTNSELKGERLNFGLREFVVITGLRCHTEVTDFGYTPSYISKIMSSYFPNKVKVEKTCLKQIVTTKSWINYEDAVKLCILYLIEYFICPSEKDHIGLNPFVHSYLIRGFPLAMQVWLYECCSSVNIDIATKISNSIPRILNWSAAKGQIWLAAIEDKMINPEWMKFTNINESPEELSVMSLPDKVEYTIEEVEHVSENPKVDAPPLEPKESIAKEEKESILRKIKKLKRGIEKVDEKLEKFRKDLFEELGSLRDLIKDSVKAVLQVINNPNDQVDAKFAGSSTKNTNQPKDKNNQQFQFNSGETVQVSPSKIEHVECAHGEENHPARVDLYTHFEGTVDEENAEREDMHAQSPIHGVIVATQIEQQNLDDDNVGEKAEYVNVGDSEESEGEKKEVTLDDFELPDNFSHSGGSISVGPQIFHLKHPFTSVIGQNVDPELLDQFHKWLYNGTDTGPKRRKAPYSIKDNQIKPWLDLGVEKVDKKEWFFSLAHPGQVLNDSYINIIMYYLRKKGKYDPYNNTIFTTTDCVFKTRIDQIYEKFKNSPQEKKFSIVKLQDVVAEYILGYRLLTNVAWDEVDYVIMPINIVEKFHWVLVVFDIAERCLYAYDSMVSSHNHSIVESCADKFSIIILLYLSCTGFYGKRKDINFKNTKTYIEKPVTDLLNIQWIIGEIPQQKEGSLDCGVFVAAFAEYVSIGELSIPTEDFSDIDQHCRCYGALLWDYARKKQEIGAISDSEVTCKFARRKGAPTLNEKTRVQRKKK
- the LOC104212810 gene encoding uncharacterized protein — protein: MTSNIAKSLNAVTKYARELLIVEILEYMRTLLERWMKETLLKAKGTFTYLGYKFNKELDDNRTLSHKLRVRASTDYIHTVIDGVRRYIVCLEKKKCSCGQFQLDELPCPHVLAALRQRDESF